The DNA region CATGCTCACATGGCAGGGACGAGCGGTCGTGGACGGGGTCCGATCCTCGCCTTGCCGTCTCGGCCAAGTTTGGGTCGTTGGGGCTTCGGGCGATGAGATGCGGGTCGGCCGTTCGGATTGTGGGGCTTCCCGGCCTTGGCGTTCGGCTCCGACCTTCGTCGCAGGGAGGCCTTGATGACGTCGTCCATGGTCTCGGCGAACACCAAGCGGATGCCGCGCAGCAGGTGCTTGGGGATCTCCTCCAAGTCCTTCTCGTTGCGTTTGGGCAGGATCACCGTGGAGAGCTTGGCCCGCTTGGCGGCGAGGATTTTTTCCTTGAGCCCGCCGATGGGAAGCACCCGGCCTCGGAGCGTGATCTCGCCGGTCATGGCCACGTCGTGGCGCACCGGCACATTCGTGAGCAGGGAGGCCAGGGCCGTCGCCATCGTGATGCCGGCCGAGGGCCCGTCCTTGGGGATGGCGCCGGCCGGAACGTGGATGTGAATGTCGACTTTGGAGAACAGGTCGGGGTTGATGCCGAGCAGCTTTTCGCGCGAGCGGACGTAACTCAAAGCCGCCTGCGCCGACTCCTTCATCACGTCCCCCAGGTGACCGGTCAACGTCAGCTGCCCCTTGCCCTTCATCATCGTCGCCTCGATGTGGAGGACGTCGCCGCCGGTCTCGGTCCAGGCCAGACCGGTCCCCACGCCGATCTCGTCCTTTTCCTGCTCCGCCTCCGGCAGGAACTTGGGTACGCCGAGATACTTGTGCAGGTTGGCCGGCGCGATCGCATAGCACTGGATCTTGCCCTCGGCGACTTTCTTCGCCACCTTCCGCATGACGTTCGCGATCTCGCGCTCGAGGTTTCGGACGCCGGCCTCCCTCGTGTAGTGGGACACGATCTGCCGCAAGGCCGGATCGGTGATCCGGATGTGCTCCTCCGTGATCCCGTGCTCCTTGAGCTGCCGCGGGATCAGGTAGCGCTGGGCGATCCCGAGCTTTTCCTCTTCGGTGTACCCGGGGATCTCGATGATCTCCATCCGGTCACGCAGGGCGGAGAGGATGGGGTCCATGAGATTGGCGGTCGTGATGAACATCACTTCGGAGAGGTCGAACGGCACGCCCAGATAGTGGTCGCTGAAAGCGTGGTTCTGCTCCGGATCCAGCACTTCCAACAGGGCGGCCGAGGGGTCCCCGCGGAAATCCATGCCGACCTTGTCCACCTCGTCCAGCATGAAGACGGGGTTGGCCGTGCCGGCCTGCTTGATGCCCTGGATGATGCGGCCCGGGAGGGCGCCCACGTAGGTCCGGCGGTGGCCGCGAATCTCGGCCTCGTCTCGGACGCCGCCCAGGCTGATGCGGACGAATTCCCGCCCGAGGGCCCGGGCGATCGACTTGCCGAGGGACGTCTTCCCGACGCCGGGGGGGCCGACGAAGCAGAGGATCGGCCCTTTCATCCTGTCCTTCAGCTTGCGGACGGCCAGGTACTCGAGGATGCGCTCCTTGACCTTTTCCAGGTCGTAGTGGTCGTCGTCCAGCACCTTCGCGGCGGCTTTGATGTCCAGGTTGTCTTTGGATTTCTTGCTCCAGGGCAGCTCGACCATCCATTCCAGGTAGGTCCGGACCGTCGCTGATTCCGCCGTGTCCGGGTGCATCTTCTCCAGGCGCTTGAGGTGCTTCTCGCACTCCTTCAGCACCTTGTCGGGCATCTTGGCGTCTTTGACACGCTTGCGGAATTCGGCGATCTCCTCGGCTCGTTCGTCCAGCTCGCCGAGTTCCTTCTGGATCGCCTTGAGCTGCTCGCGCAGGAAATACTCCCGCTGGGTCTTGTCCATTTCGCCCTTGGCCTGGGCTTGGATCTTCTGCTGCATGGACAGGACCTCGACCTCTTTGGCCAGGATCTCGCTGACCCGCCGCAGGCGCGCCACCGGATCCTCGATCTCCAGGACATCCTGCGTGGCTTCCACCTTGAGCCCCAGGTTGGAAACGACCATGTCGGCCAGTCGGCCCGGGTCCTCGAGATTTTCGATGACCACCATCACGTCGGGCATGAGCACCTTGCCGAGGCTTACGATCCGTTCGAGCTGCTCCTTGACGGTCCTCATCACGGCCTCGGCCTCGAGCGGAGAGGTCGCTGGCTGGGAGTCAGCCACCTTGGCGATCCGGACCGAGTAGTAGGGCTCGGTCTGGATGTACTCCAGGACCTTCCCTTTCGAAACGCCCTGCACCAGGATCTTGATGCGTTCGTCCGGCAGCTTGAGCATCCGCATGATGACCCCGATGGTGCCGACCGTGTGGATGTCCTCGGGTTTGGGATTTTCCACGTCCAGGGCCTTTTGGGTGGCCAGGAAAATCATGCGGTTGCCGGCGAGCGCGGCCTCGATGGCCTTGATCGACATGTCCCGCCCGACGAACAGGGGCAGCACCATGTAGGGGAAGACCACGATGTCCCTGACCGGGAGCAGCGGCAGCTGGTCGGGGATCTCTACGTTTTGAATGTCGCGTTCGGCCGGCTCAGCGGGCATGGAACTGGGTCCTTTGTGAACGTCTCCTCGATTTCACGGAAGCAGGGTCGGCGTCAACGCAACTGCTTGAGGTACCTGGCGAACGGCGGCCCCAGCGTCGGATTCTTGAGCGCGAACTCGACGGTGGCTTTGAGAAATCCCAGCTTGTCCCCGGCGTCGTACCGTTGCCCCTGGATCTCCTGGGCGTAGATCGGAGCGGTTTGCGCCAGGAGCCGCAAGGCGTCGGTCAGCTGAATCTCCTGATTCTTGCCCGGCTCCGTCTTTTCCAGGCAGGGGAAGATCTCCGGCGCGAGCACGTAGCGCCCGATGACGGCGTAACGGGACGGAGCAGCGGCCGGAGCCGGCTTCTCGACCAAGTCGAGCACCCGATGGAGCCCTCCCGCCACGCGTCTGGCTTCCACGATGCCGTAGTGCCGGACCTGGCTTCGCGGGACCTTCTGGACGCCCAACACCGCGCCGTTTCCCCGATCATAGACCTGAATGAGCTGGGCCGTGGCCGGGATCCGGTGCGCGATGATCTCATCGCTCAGGAGAACGGCGAAGGGCTCGTCGCCGATCAGGTGCCGCGCACACAGGATGGCGTGGCCCAGTCCACGCGGCTCCGACTGGCGGACGTAGCAAAAATTGGCGATCTCGGAGATCTGCCGGATGTCGCGCAGCAACTGGGCCTTGCCGTTGCCTTTCAGGTTTTCTTCCAGTTCGAAAGAGCGGTCGAAGTGGTCCTCGATGGCGCGCTTGCCCCGCCCCGTGATGACGATGATATCCTGGATGCCAGAGGCGACCGCTTCCTCTACGGCGTACTGGATCAGCGGCTTGTCGACCAGGGGCAGCATTTCCTTGGGGGAGGCTTTGGTGGCCGGCAGGAAGCGGGTGCCGAGACCGGCCGCGGGGATGACCGCTTTCCGGATCGCGATGGGCGCCATAGATAGTTTGGATACTAGGGGATCGTTCGGCGCGATGTCAAGGCAACCCGGCCCGGTGCGGGACAACCTTAAAGCGGGCTCGACGAGGAGAAATTTGCTTTACATTGCGTCCGTCATCCCCTTATAATTCCTAGGTTTTTCACAAACTTTCGTGAGAGTATTGGTGGGGTCCTGCCCTATTCATTTCATGCTTGGACTGTTCGGTGACGTGAAGGCTGTCAGGCGAAGTCCTCTCACAAGTGTCCAGCCCGCAAAGACGATTCCGGCACGCCCTGGTCGGCCATCCCTTCCGGAAAGGCCGCAGTGACCAGTCGTGG from Nitrospirota bacterium includes:
- the lon gene encoding endopeptidase La produces the protein MPAEPAERDIQNVEIPDQLPLLPVRDIVVFPYMVLPLFVGRDMSIKAIEAALAGNRMIFLATQKALDVENPKPEDIHTVGTIGVIMRMLKLPDERIKILVQGVSKGKVLEYIQTEPYYSVRIAKVADSQPATSPLEAEAVMRTVKEQLERIVSLGKVLMPDVMVVIENLEDPGRLADMVVSNLGLKVEATQDVLEIEDPVARLRRVSEILAKEVEVLSMQQKIQAQAKGEMDKTQREYFLREQLKAIQKELGELDERAEEIAEFRKRVKDAKMPDKVLKECEKHLKRLEKMHPDTAESATVRTYLEWMVELPWSKKSKDNLDIKAAAKVLDDDHYDLEKVKERILEYLAVRKLKDRMKGPILCFVGPPGVGKTSLGKSIARALGREFVRISLGGVRDEAEIRGHRRTYVGALPGRIIQGIKQAGTANPVFMLDEVDKVGMDFRGDPSAALLEVLDPEQNHAFSDHYLGVPFDLSEVMFITTANLMDPILSALRDRMEIIEIPGYTEEEKLGIAQRYLIPRQLKEHGITEEHIRITDPALRQIVSHYTREAGVRNLEREIANVMRKVAKKVAEGKIQCYAIAPANLHKYLGVPKFLPEAEQEKDEIGVGTGLAWTETGGDVLHIEATMMKGKGQLTLTGHLGDVMKESAQAALSYVRSREKLLGINPDLFSKVDIHIHVPAGAIPKDGPSAGITMATALASLLTNVPVRHDVAMTGEITLRGRVLPIGGLKEKILAAKRAKLSTVILPKRNEKDLEEIPKHLLRGIRLVFAETMDDVIKASLRRRSEPNAKAGKPHNPNGRPASHRPKPQRPKLGRDGKARIGPRPRPLVPAM
- the galU gene encoding UTP--glucose-1-phosphate uridylyltransferase GalU; this translates as MAPIAIRKAVIPAAGLGTRFLPATKASPKEMLPLVDKPLIQYAVEEAVASGIQDIIVITGRGKRAIEDHFDRSFELEENLKGNGKAQLLRDIRQISEIANFCYVRQSEPRGLGHAILCARHLIGDEPFAVLLSDEIIAHRIPATAQLIQVYDRGNGAVLGVQKVPRSQVRHYGIVEARRVAGGLHRVLDLVEKPAPAAAPSRYAVIGRYVLAPEIFPCLEKTEPGKNQEIQLTDALRLLAQTAPIYAQEIQGQRYDAGDKLGFLKATVEFALKNPTLGPPFARYLKQLR